From Candidatus Omnitrophota bacterium, a single genomic window includes:
- a CDS encoding four helix bundle protein produces MAFKFEDLKIWQESVKFAGEVYKLTKKYPKAEQFGLVGQLNRAAVSLSLNIAEGVGRNSDVELARYLQIAIGSLNEAVTILHISLEQKYIDKSEFDSFYIRCEELSKMLHGFKKYLKS; encoded by the coding sequence ATGGCGTTTAAGTTCGAAGATCTGAAAATTTGGCAGGAATCTGTTAAATTCGCCGGTGAGGTATATAAGCTAACAAAGAAATACCCAAAAGCCGAACAATTTGGATTAGTAGGTCAATTGAATCGCGCCGCAGTATCTTTAAGCTTGAATATAGCAGAAGGCGTGGGCAGAAATTCCGATGTTGAATTGGCAAGGTATCTGCAGATCGCAATAGGTTCATTAAACGAAGCAGTAACAATCTTGCACATTAGTCTGGAACAGAAGTATATAGATAAGTCTGAATTCGATTCTTTCTATATCCGTTGCGAAGAACTTTCTAAAATGTTGCATGGTTTTAAGAAATATTTGAAATCTTGA
- a CDS encoding adenine phosphoribosyltransferase: protein MPATKKDLKLLERSIRSIPGFPKPGIIFRDVTTLFKNAQALKKAADIIARECKNKKVDKVVAVEARGFVLGAIIAYKIGAGLVLVRKKGKLPCKTISASYELEYGTDTLYMHSDALLPGEKVMIVDDLLATGGTVSAVVKLVNKLKSRIMGISFLIELVDLKGRAKLAGYPVSSLVKFEGE from the coding sequence ATGCCTGCGACTAAAAAAGATCTGAAATTGCTTGAGCGATCCATCAGGAGCATCCCGGGGTTTCCCAAGCCCGGGATCATCTTCCGCGACGTAACCACTTTATTCAAGAACGCGCAGGCTTTGAAAAAAGCTGCCGACATCATCGCAAGGGAATGTAAGAATAAAAAGGTCGATAAGGTCGTGGCTGTGGAGGCCAGGGGATTTGTTCTGGGCGCGATAATAGCTTACAAGATCGGCGCGGGCCTTGTGCTGGTGCGCAAGAAAGGCAAACTGCCCTGTAAAACCATCTCCGCCAGTTACGAGTTGGAATACGGGACAGATACCCTGTATATGCATTCTGATGCGCTTTTGCCGGGCGAGAAAGTTATGATCGTAGACGATCTTTTGGCTACCGGAGGCACGGTTAGCGCGGTGGTCAAGCTGGTAAATAAACTTAAATCCAGGATAATGGGCATATCTTTCCTGATCGAGCTGGTAGACCTGAAAGGGCGGGCCAAGCTCGCCGGCTACCCGGTCAGCTCTTTGGTTAAATTTGAAGGCGAATGA
- a CDS encoding RNA polymerase sigma factor RpoD/SigA: MEALKTYLKEVRIIPLLNAEQEIELSKRILSKKGDEQARKLMIRSNLRLVINIAKRYIHLGIPLLDLIEEGNLGLMKAVDKFNYKRGYRFSTYGAWWIRQGIIRAIAQQGKMVRLPVYVNEMLTKWKKTRDILTQKLKRPATDEEIAKKLRISRDKIEDINLWLTTKTSSLEAPIGDDDENQVSDLVENQTVEAPDAAIEKVFDKERMDNLLEKMSEREREILDLRFGMADGRCRTLAEVADKMGVSRERIRQIEEEALKKLKKFVKEQETN, encoded by the coding sequence ATGGAAGCTCTCAAAACTTACTTGAAGGAAGTTCGCATTATCCCTTTGCTTAACGCTGAACAGGAAATTGAGTTAAGCAAGCGAATATTGAGCAAGAAAGGCGATGAGCAGGCGCGCAAGCTGATGATCCGTTCGAACCTGCGCCTGGTTATAAATATCGCCAAGAGGTACATCCATCTGGGGATCCCGCTTTTGGACCTCATTGAAGAAGGCAACCTGGGATTGATGAAAGCGGTGGACAAGTTCAATTACAAAAGAGGATACCGTTTTTCCACGTACGGGGCATGGTGGATACGGCAGGGGATAATCCGGGCGATCGCCCAGCAGGGCAAAATGGTCAGGCTTCCGGTATATGTCAATGAGATGCTGACTAAATGGAAGAAGACAAGGGATATTTTGACCCAGAAATTAAAGCGTCCCGCTACCGATGAAGAGATCGCCAAAAAGCTCCGGATATCGCGGGACAAGATCGAGGATATAAATCTTTGGCTTACCACCAAGACCTCTTCTTTGGAAGCGCCGATCGGCGATGACGATGAGAATCAGGTTTCCGACCTGGTGGAGAACCAGACTGTGGAGGCGCCCGACGCGGCGATCGAGAAGGTTTTCGACAAAGAGCGCATGGATAACCTGCTGGAAAAGATGTCCGAGCGGGAAAGGGAAATACTGGACCTGCGTTTTGGCATGGCTGACGGCAGGTGCCGCACGCTCGCCGAGGTGGCCGATAAGATGGGGGTTTCCCGGGAACGGATCCGTCAGATAGAAGAAGAGGCCCTGAAGAAATTAAAAAAATTCGTCAAAGAACAGGAAACGAATTAG
- the ppdK gene encoding pyruvate, phosphate dikinase has product MAAKAKKYVYSFGGGKADGNESMKNLLGGKGANLAEMAGHKDLKLPVPPGFTLTTDVCTYFYENKKKYPKTLEKDVETALAKVEKLMGRKFGDAASPLLVSVRSGARKSMPGMMETVLNVGTTEKTIPGLIKQAGGNARFVYDAYRRLIMMYSDVVMEKAAGIEPAEDMGIRKQLERLMGKMKEEKGYSSDTDLNTDDLKVLCGQFKAKIKEVLGKEFPDEPRKQLWGGIGAVFSSWNGKRAISYRRIEGIPDEWGTAVNVQTMVFGNLGNDSATGVAFSRNPGNGENGFYGEYLINAQGEDVVAGIRTPSPINQYSQSEHNKGLTTLEQGMPVIYKELVGFRNRLEKHYHDMQDIEFTIEKGRLFMLQCRVGKRNGPAAVRMAVDMAKEKLCTKAEAVMRVTPGQLDELLHPVIDPKAEMISKVLTKGLPAGPGGANGQIVFTANDAVEWKKQNKKVILVREETNPEDVEGMRAAEAILTARGGMTSHAALVARGWGKCCIVGCGNLHVNLDKKEITVDGKILKEGDWITLNGTKGNVYAGQLQMMDASSENKLLNDFLSMCNSFRKLGIRTNADTPADAQNARQFGAEGIGLFRTEHMFYGKGSDAPLFILRKMIVSKTVEERRKALDELFPYVKKDIKATIAAMDGFPVVIRLLDPPLHEFVPREQSKLEQLAKDLNISMEELSKRAEGLHESNPMMGHRGVRLGVTYPEVSAMQIRAILESAAELVKEGKKPYPEIMIPVVCDKKELEDQLAIAKKIYADVLAKYGLKQIKHLFGTMIEIPRAALVADKLAEVAAFFSFGTNDLTQMSFGFSRDDIGGFVPEYINKGILQDDPFQTVDQTGVGELIKIAIERGRKTNKKLEVGICGEHGGDPRSVEFCHKVGMNYVSCSPFRVPIANLAAAQAALKDKKKK; this is encoded by the coding sequence ATGGCGGCAAAAGCAAAGAAATACGTGTACAGTTTCGGCGGCGGCAAAGCGGACGGCAATGAATCAATGAAGAATCTCCTGGGCGGCAAAGGCGCCAACCTGGCGGAAATGGCCGGTCACAAAGATCTTAAACTCCCGGTCCCGCCGGGATTTACCCTTACAACCGATGTCTGCACTTATTTCTACGAGAACAAAAAGAAATATCCTAAGACCCTGGAAAAGGATGTGGAGACAGCCTTGGCAAAGGTAGAGAAGCTGATGGGCCGCAAATTCGGCGACGCCGCGAGCCCGCTTCTGGTGTCCGTGCGCTCGGGCGCGCGTAAATCCATGCCCGGGATGATGGAAACGGTCTTGAACGTAGGCACGACCGAAAAGACTATTCCCGGCCTGATCAAGCAGGCAGGCGGCAATGCCAGGTTCGTTTATGACGCGTACCGCCGTTTGATCATGATGTATTCGGACGTGGTCATGGAAAAGGCCGCCGGCATTGAGCCGGCTGAGGATATGGGCATCCGTAAGCAGCTGGAACGGTTAATGGGCAAAATGAAGGAAGAAAAAGGTTATTCCAGCGATACCGACCTGAATACCGATGATCTCAAGGTGCTTTGCGGCCAATTCAAAGCCAAGATCAAGGAAGTCCTGGGCAAGGAATTCCCGGATGAGCCGAGAAAACAGCTTTGGGGCGGGATCGGCGCGGTATTCTCTTCATGGAACGGCAAGCGGGCTATTTCTTACCGCAGGATTGAAGGCATCCCGGATGAGTGGGGGACAGCGGTCAATGTCCAGACCATGGTTTTCGGCAACCTGGGCAATGATTCAGCTACCGGCGTGGCGTTTTCGCGCAACCCGGGAAACGGCGAGAACGGTTTTTACGGCGAATACCTGATCAACGCCCAGGGCGAAGATGTGGTAGCCGGTATCCGCACGCCTTCCCCGATCAATCAGTATTCGCAGTCAGAGCATAACAAAGGCTTAACTACCCTGGAACAGGGTATGCCGGTTATATATAAGGAACTGGTGGGTTTCCGCAATCGCCTGGAAAAACATTACCACGATATGCAGGATATCGAGTTTACCATTGAAAAAGGCCGCCTGTTCATGCTGCAGTGCCGCGTGGGAAAACGCAACGGCCCTGCCGCTGTAAGAATGGCCGTGGATATGGCTAAGGAAAAACTCTGCACTAAGGCGGAAGCGGTAATGAGGGTTACTCCCGGTCAGTTGGACGAGCTTTTGCACCCGGTCATTGATCCCAAGGCCGAGATGATCAGCAAGGTCCTGACCAAAGGTCTTCCCGCGGGTCCGGGCGGGGCCAACGGCCAGATAGTTTTCACCGCTAATGACGCGGTGGAATGGAAGAAGCAGAACAAGAAAGTCATCTTGGTCCGCGAAGAGACGAATCCCGAGGACGTTGAAGGTATGCGCGCCGCCGAGGCGATTTTGACCGCCCGCGGCGGGATGACCTCGCACGCGGCGTTAGTCGCCCGCGGCTGGGGAAAATGCTGTATCGTAGGATGCGGCAACCTGCATGTTAACCTGGACAAGAAAGAAATAACCGTTGACGGAAAGATCCTCAAGGAAGGCGATTGGATCACCTTAAACGGCACTAAAGGAAATGTTTACGCCGGGCAACTGCAGATGATGGACGCATCCTCGGAAAATAAACTGCTTAACGATTTCTTAAGCATGTGCAACAGTTTCCGCAAGCTGGGTATCCGTACCAATGCCGATACCCCGGCTGACGCCCAGAACGCCAGGCAGTTCGGCGCCGAAGGCATAGGCCTGTTCCGCACCGAGCATATGTTCTACGGAAAAGGCTCGGATGCGCCGTTATTCATCCTGCGCAAGATGATAGTCTCCAAGACAGTGGAAGAGAGGCGCAAGGCGCTCGATGAATTGTTCCCCTATGTGAAGAAAGACATCAAAGCCACTATAGCGGCGATGGATGGTTTCCCTGTGGTTATCCGTTTGCTGGATCCTCCGCTGCACGAGTTCGTTCCCCGGGAGCAGTCCAAGCTGGAACAATTGGCTAAGGACTTGAATATCTCTATGGAAGAGCTTTCCAAAAGAGCCGAGGGCCTGCATGAATCCAACCCGATGATGGGGCACCGCGGCGTGCGCCTGGGGGTCACTTATCCCGAGGTCAGCGCTATGCAGATCAGGGCTATTTTAGAATCTGCCGCGGAATTGGTAAAGGAAGGGAAGAAACCTTATCCTGAAATAATGATCCCGGTGGTTTGCGATAAAAAAGAACTGGAAGACCAACTGGCGATAGCCAAAAAGATCTATGCGGATGTCCTGGCCAAGTATGGCCTGAAGCAGATCAAGCATCTTTTCGGGACAATGATCGAGATACCGCGCGCGGCCCTGGTCGCCGATAAGCTGGCTGAGGTTGCGGCGTTCTTCTCGTTCGGAACCAACGACCTGACCCAGATGAGCTTCGGGTTCTCCCGCGACGATATCGGAGGGTTTGTTCCGGAGTATATCAATAAAGGCATATTGCAGGATGATCCGTTCCAGACAGTGGACCAGACCGGTGTCGGCGAACTGATAAAGATCGCTATCGAAAGAGGCAGGAAGACCAATAAAAAACTTGAGGTCGGTATCTGCGGCGAGCACGGCGGAGACCCGCGTTCCGTTGAGTTCTGTCATAAGGTCGGGATGAATTACGTGAGCTGTTCACCGTTCAGGGTCCCGATAGCTAATCTTGCCGCGGCACAGGCAGCGTTGAAGGATAAGAAGAAGAAATAA
- a CDS encoding glycine--tRNA ligase, whose protein sequence is MDKIVSLCKRRGFIFPGSDIYGGLANSWDYGPYGVELKNNIKKAWWKANVYMRNDIYGMDAAIIMHPKTWVASGHVENFFDLKADCKGCKKRFKVADLKDPKKCPECGGELTEARQFNLMFKTHTGPIEDASSVAYLRPETAQGMFVNFANIQDSRHPKLPFGLAQIGKSFRNEITPGNFTFRTREFEQMEIEYFCRPEDSDKVYEEWVESRKKWYLDLGMKPENIHFRKHEKDELAHYAKACTDVEYNFPWGWSELEGIANRTDFDLKQHAGYSGKDLRYFDEVKKERFFPYIIEPSGGVDRCLLAFLVDAYSEETVKDDIRVCLKLNKDLAPNKVAVLPLLKNRPEIVGMAKQLAADLKKQVVTVYDDTANIGKLYRRQDEVGTLYCVTVDVQSLEDKQVTVRERDTMQQERIGIDRVKEYLINKII, encoded by the coding sequence ATGGATAAAATAGTGTCTTTATGCAAACGCCGGGGATTTATTTTTCCGGGCTCCGATATTTACGGCGGCCTGGCGAATTCCTGGGACTACGGCCCGTACGGCGTGGAGCTGAAGAATAACATCAAAAAGGCCTGGTGGAAAGCCAATGTCTATATGCGCAACGATATATATGGCATGGACGCGGCGATCATAATGCATCCCAAGACCTGGGTGGCCTCGGGACATGTGGAGAACTTTTTCGACCTTAAGGCGGATTGCAAAGGCTGCAAGAAGCGCTTTAAAGTGGCGGATCTTAAAGATCCTAAAAAGTGCCCGGAATGCGGCGGGGAATTGACCGAGGCCAGGCAATTCAACCTAATGTTCAAGACACATACCGGACCGATCGAAGACGCCTCCAGCGTCGCTTATTTGCGGCCGGAGACGGCGCAGGGGATGTTCGTAAATTTCGCAAATATCCAGGATTCGCGCCACCCCAAGCTTCCTTTCGGCCTGGCGCAGATCGGCAAATCATTCCGCAACGAGATAACCCCCGGCAATTTCACTTTCCGCACCCGCGAGTTCGAGCAGATGGAGATCGAATATTTCTGCCGGCCGGAAGATTCGGATAAGGTTTATGAGGAGTGGGTGGAATCGCGCAAGAAATGGTATCTGGACCTGGGGATGAAACCGGAGAATATCCATTTCCGCAAACATGAAAAAGACGAGCTCGCCCATTACGCCAAGGCCTGCACTGACGTGGAATATAACTTTCCCTGGGGCTGGTCTGAGCTGGAAGGTATAGCTAACCGCACGGATTTCGACCTGAAGCAGCATGCCGGGTACAGCGGCAAGGACCTGCGTTATTTTGACGAAGTTAAAAAGGAGAGGTTCTTTCCTTATATAATCGAGCCTTCAGGCGGGGTTGACCGCTGTTTACTGGCTTTCCTGGTGGACGCTTATTCGGAGGAAACGGTCAAGGATGATATCCGGGTATGCCTGAAATTAAATAAGGACCTGGCCCCGAACAAGGTGGCGGTGCTGCCGCTTTTAAAGAACCGCCCGGAGATCGTGGGGATGGCCAAACAACTGGCCGCTGACTTGAAGAAACAGGTGGTTACGGTTTATGATGACACGGCGAATATCGGCAAGTTATACCGCCGGCAGGATGAGGTGGGAACACTTTATTGCGTAACAGTCGACGTGCAGAGCCTGGAAGACAAACAGGTCACTGTGCGCGAGCGGGACACAATGCAACAGGAGCGTATCGGCATCGACAGGGTAAAAGAATATCTGATCAACAAAATAATATAA
- the panB gene encoding 3-methyl-2-oxobutanoate hydroxymethyltransferase yields the protein MKITVKDILAAKGKRKLTMLTAYDYPMAYLVDKAGIDMVLVGDSLANVVLGLKSTTEVGMDVMIHHAKAVSRGVTNSLIIGDMPYESYQTNPDDCVKNAARFIEEAGCAAVKLEWFDKCLEVTEKIIKAGIPVMGHIGLTPQTADKIGGFKVQAKDAEHAKLLIEQALALEKLGCFSLLLECIPDRIAQVITERLKVPTISCGAGVYCDGQVLVINDMLGLFDRYTPKFVKKYINLSPLILRAIEEYKKEVTSGDFPDKEHSFTIKEEELKKLKDGI from the coding sequence ATGAAAATTACGGTAAAAGATATCCTTGCGGCAAAAGGTAAGCGCAAACTGACTATGCTTACCGCTTATGATTACCCTATGGCTTATCTGGTGGACAAGGCCGGGATAGATATGGTACTGGTAGGCGATTCCCTGGCCAACGTGGTCTTGGGCTTGAAATCCACCACCGAGGTGGGAATGGACGTTATGATCCATCACGCCAAGGCGGTTAGCCGCGGGGTGACGAATTCCCTGATCATCGGAGATATGCCGTATGAATCGTATCAAACCAATCCCGATGACTGCGTGAAGAACGCCGCCAGGTTTATTGAGGAAGCCGGATGCGCTGCGGTAAAGCTGGAATGGTTCGATAAATGCCTTGAGGTTACCGAGAAGATAATCAAGGCCGGCATCCCGGTTATGGGCCATATCGGGCTTACCCCGCAGACCGCGGATAAGATCGGCGGTTTTAAAGTCCAGGCCAAGGACGCCGAGCACGCCAAGCTCCTGATAGAACAGGCGCTGGCCTTGGAGAAATTAGGCTGTTTTTCTCTGCTTCTGGAATGTATCCCTGATAGGATCGCCCAGGTGATCACCGAGAGATTAAAGGTCCCGACTATCAGTTGCGGGGCCGGGGTTTATTGCGACGGCCAGGTCCTGGTGATCAACGATATGCTCGGGCTTTTTGACCGGTATACCCCGAAATTTGTGAAGAAATACATAAATCTGTCTCCGCTTATCCTGCGGGCGATAGAGGAATATAAAAAAGAAGTGACAAGCGGAGATTTTCCGGATAAAGAACACAGCTTTACCATAAAGGAAGAAGAGCTTAAGAAACTGAAAGACGGTATTTAA
- a CDS encoding Nramp family divalent metal transporter: MIERIKNTWRGVFLFLAVMGPGMITASVDNDAGGITTYSVAGAHFGYSMLWSFIPIIIALIVVQEMCARMAIATGKGLSDLIREQFGVKCTVYSMLVLIYANLFTTISEFAGIAASADLLGISKFILVPVSALAVWLLIVRWDYKIVEKVFLFFCLFYVAYIFAAFQTKPDWSHIFKEAIAPKIAWSKEYILLLVGVVGTTITPWMQFYQQASVVEKGVKPTEYKYARIDVITGAFVVNIVAVFIIIVCANTLFQNGVRIDTAKDAALALRPLAGNYSFYLFALGLLNASLFAASIVPLSTAYSVCEGLGWEVGVNKKFSEAPQFYTLYTATIVIAAGLVLLPRVKLVPVMLGAQVNNGILLPFVLILMMRMANNKRLMGKYVNSKAQNFIAVSTIVLLIGLSVFLLISYFFGNK, from the coding sequence ATGATTGAGAGGATCAAAAATACCTGGAGGGGGGTTTTCCTTTTCCTCGCGGTAATGGGGCCGGGGATGATCACCGCCAGCGTGGATAATGACGCCGGCGGTATAACCACTTATTCGGTGGCCGGGGCGCATTTCGGTTATTCCATGCTCTGGTCTTTTATCCCCATTATAATCGCGTTGATCGTAGTGCAGGAGATGTGCGCGCGCATGGCTATAGCCACGGGAAAAGGGCTGTCCGACCTTATCCGGGAACAATTTGGGGTAAAATGCACGGTCTATTCCATGTTGGTGCTTATTTACGCCAACCTTTTTACCACGATCTCCGAATTTGCCGGCATAGCCGCCAGCGCCGATTTGTTAGGGATCAGTAAATTCATCCTTGTGCCGGTAAGCGCCCTGGCGGTCTGGTTGTTGATCGTAAGGTGGGATTATAAGATCGTGGAAAAAGTATTCCTGTTCTTTTGTCTTTTTTATGTCGCTTATATCTTCGCCGCGTTTCAGACCAAGCCGGACTGGAGCCATATTTTTAAAGAGGCGATCGCGCCGAAGATAGCCTGGAGCAAGGAGTATATCCTGCTTTTGGTGGGCGTGGTCGGGACTACGATAACCCCCTGGATGCAGTTCTACCAGCAGGCTTCGGTCGTGGAAAAAGGCGTTAAGCCTACCGAGTATAAATATGCCCGGATCGACGTTATTACCGGGGCGTTCGTGGTGAACATTGTGGCGGTATTCATTATTATAGTTTGCGCGAATACCCTGTTCCAGAACGGGGTGCGCATTGACACAGCTAAGGACGCAGCGCTGGCGTTGAGGCCTCTGGCGGGGAATTACAGTTTTTATCTTTTCGCGCTGGGATTGTTAAACGCTTCTTTGTTCGCCGCTTCGATCGTGCCTCTGTCCACGGCTTATTCGGTATGCGAGGGGTTGGGTTGGGAGGTGGGCGTGAATAAAAAATTTTCCGAGGCTCCGCAATTTTACACGCTTTATACCGCCACTATCGTTATTGCGGCCGGACTGGTTCTTTTGCCCAGGGTTAAACTTGTTCCGGTTATGCTCGGCGCTCAGGTGAATAACGGCATCCTGCTGCCGTTCGTGTTGATCCTTATGATGAGGATGGCCAATAACAAAAGGCTTATGGGTAAATATGTTAATTCAAAGGCGCAAAATTTTATCGCTGTATCTACGATAGTGCTGTTGATCGGTTTATCTGTCTTCTTGCTGATATCGTATTTTTTTGGCAACAAGTGA
- a CDS encoding CBS domain-containing protein, whose protein sequence is MQMFIYFSQLIGKEVVDMNGGLVGNLYDITVNYAGIYPQSSGLIVRKGFPNRKYALIKWSDVELFDESGIRVKVDAPSVNFADARDNKQELALRRDILDQQVVDTYNHKVIRVNDIHLLSVEHSVVIAHVDIGLRGIMRRLGAEKFVDFLVRTFNKDSAYLKDEHLIPCKYIQPLNINPASMTIKIDVPQRQISSIPAADMGEIFLELTLKQQVALFKSLDLNSRVKTFVNIDFKNQESLIEELTRGEVAEILSNIPSDDATDFLEKLPKKQAEDILSGMESVRSKKLSQLLGYSSDSAGGLMTADYMAFTKGTRVDAVIKQIKERFFKVEPIQYVCILDEGNRFIGATSFRRLILADLSDPIEKTAFPKTYFVHLDSSLKEVAYLMEKYKYNAIAVVDDNNVIQGIITVDDILSQLIAIAWRRLKHIKTRPVQ, encoded by the coding sequence ATGCAGATGTTCATATATTTCTCCCAGTTGATAGGCAAGGAAGTCGTCGATATGAACGGCGGTTTAGTCGGTAATTTGTACGATATTACCGTTAATTACGCGGGTATATATCCTCAATCTTCCGGGCTTATCGTCCGCAAAGGGTTTCCCAACCGCAAATACGCCTTGATCAAATGGAGCGACGTTGAATTATTCGATGAAAGCGGCATCCGGGTCAAAGTGGACGCGCCTTCGGTGAATTTCGCCGATGCCCGCGATAATAAGCAGGAATTGGCCCTGCGCAGGGATATTTTGGATCAGCAGGTTGTGGATACGTATAATCACAAGGTCATCAGGGTCAACGATATACATTTGTTGTCGGTTGAGCATTCCGTGGTGATCGCGCATGTGGATATAGGCCTGCGCGGCATAATGCGCAGGTTAGGGGCAGAGAAATTCGTTGATTTCCTGGTCCGGACATTTAATAAGGATTCGGCTTATTTGAAAGACGAGCATCTGATCCCCTGTAAATACATCCAGCCGTTGAATATCAACCCGGCAAGCATGACCATAAAGATAGATGTGCCGCAGAGACAGATCAGCAGCATACCCGCGGCGGATATGGGAGAGATATTCCTGGAGCTTACCCTGAAACAGCAGGTCGCGCTTTTTAAATCCCTGGACCTTAATTCCCGGGTCAAGACTTTTGTCAACATAGATTTCAAGAACCAGGAATCGCTTATTGAGGAGTTAACCAGGGGGGAAGTGGCCGAGATATTAAGCAATATCCCGTCTGATGATGCCACGGATTTTCTGGAGAAACTGCCCAAAAAACAGGCCGAGGATATCCTTAGCGGCATGGAAAGCGTCCGTTCAAAAAAGTTATCCCAGCTTCTGGGGTATTCCAGTGATTCCGCGGGCGGTTTAATGACCGCTGATTATATGGCTTTTACCAAAGGGACCCGGGTGGACGCGGTAATAAAACAGATCAAAGAACGTTTTTTTAAGGTTGAGCCGATACAGTATGTCTGTATCCTGGACGAGGGTAATCGTTTTATCGGGGCGACCAGCTTTCGCCGCCTGATCCTGGCCGACCTCAGCGACCCGATAGAGAAAACGGCTTTCCCGAAAACTTATTTTGTCCACCTGGATTCCAGTCTCAAGGAAGTCGCGTATCTTATGGAGAAATACAAGTATAACGCTATCGCGGTAGTGGATGATAATAACGTGATCCAGGGGATCATTACCGTCGATGATATATTGAGTCAGCTGATCGCTATCGCCTGGCGCAGGCTCAAGCACATAAAAACAAGGCCGGTGCAATGA
- a CDS encoding FAD:protein FMN transferase — protein sequence MAMFKNYFIAGVILAVFLMTGCGRPMHRDKQVLMGSFVEVVSADPRAAGIVFAEIRRIEDIFTKFDEDSELSRLNRNGEAQVSPELFYLLKRAKDFWLASNGAFDVTVAPLADLWGFTKRDYRIPADDRIKQTLEAVGSNKIVFLETNNVVKFTVSGMKIDLGAIVPGYAVDCAVSKLKEAGISSCLINCGGEVYGLGDRAGRKWSVGIRSAFGKNIGKKLELKDRAVATSGDYEQYFNKGKRHYSHLIDPRTGYPADSRISSVTVAAPDCLTADALSTSVFIMGKEKGEEMAGRFPGVEIVVIQKTNGQE from the coding sequence ATGGCTATGTTTAAGAATTATTTTATCGCAGGCGTTATCCTGGCGGTTTTTTTGATGACCGGCTGCGGCCGGCCTATGCACCGCGATAAGCAGGTGCTGATGGGATCGTTTGTCGAGGTCGTCTCTGCGGATCCCCGGGCAGCGGGGATAGTCTTTGCCGAGATACGCAGGATCGAGGATATTTTCACTAAATTCGACGAAGACAGCGAACTTAGCCGTTTGAATAGGAACGGCGAGGCCCAGGTCAGCCCGGAGCTGTTTTATTTATTGAAAAGGGCGAAGGATTTTTGGCTGGCCTCTAACGGCGCTTTCGACGTCACCGTGGCGCCTTTGGCGGACCTTTGGGGCTTTACCAAACGCGATTACCGTATCCCCGCTGACGATCGGATCAAGCAAACGCTGGAGGCGGTCGGTTCGAATAAAATTGTTTTCCTTGAAACGAATAATGTGGTAAAATTTACCGTTTCCGGAATGAAAATAGACCTGGGCGCCATTGTCCCCGGTTATGCGGTCGATTGCGCGGTGAGTAAATTGAAAGAAGCCGGGATCTCCAGTTGTCTGATCAATTGCGGCGGAGAGGTTTACGGTCTGGGGGACAGGGCGGGCAGGAAATGGAGCGTGGGCATAAGGTCTGCGTTCGGAAAAAACATAGGCAAAAAGCTGGAATTGAAAGACAGGGCAGTGGCCACCAGCGGCGATTACGAGCAATATTTCAATAAGGGAAAGCGCCATTACAGCCACCTTATTGATCCGAGGACTGGATATCCGGCGGATTCAAGGATATCATCGGTGACCGTGGCCGCTCCTGATTGCCTGACCGCTGACGCGCTCTCTACCTCGGTTTTTATAATGGGTAAAGAAAAAGGCGAGGAAATGGCTGGAAGGTTCCCCGGTGTTGAGATCGTGGTGATCCAGAAGACGAACGGACAAGAATAA
- a CDS encoding response regulator → MAKTVLIIDDNKFGRDIVKMTLEGAGFTVLAAGEGNEGLEMLQKNQVDLVLLDLILPGLDGFGVLGLIKSDPKTQDIPVFVLTGRDSQDEYDEAIRLGAKECFIKYRMPHVELVKVVKQFLK, encoded by the coding sequence ATGGCTAAGACCGTTTTGATCATCGACGATAATAAATTCGGCCGTGATATAGTGAAGATGACCCTGGAAGGAGCCGGATTCACCGTTCTGGCAGCCGGTGAGGGGAATGAGGGTCTGGAGATGCTTCAAAAAAATCAGGTTGATCTGGTGCTCTTGGACTTGATCCTTCCCGGCCTTGACGGTTTCGGCGTCCTGGGACTGATCAAATCCGACCCTAAGACCCAAGATATCCCGGTGTTTGTTTTGACCGGGCGTGATTCGCAGGATGAATATGACGAGGCCATACGCCTGGGCGCCAAGGAATGTTTCATAAAATACAGGATGCCGCATGTGGAACTGGTAAAGGTGGTCAAACAGTTCCTAAAATAA